The Chitinivibrionales bacterium genome has a window encoding:
- a CDS encoding TIGR02757 family protein — protein sequence MVKKLPETRLKEKLDTLYNEYHSKKYLAVDPLICVRRFTDPVRIEIAGLLCSCLAYGRVEQIIASLNRLLALIGSDLYDFVAGTSLAQKQKVFSSFKHRFNKGNDIALLLEVVKHALNNHGSLEKSAIKHSAAMGYSPADRMIGFVDYFHTLAAKLAPHAGPSFYYLLPSPASGSACKRLNMYFRWMVRPDDEIDFGIWKQFLPSKLVIPLDTHVTRAALSLGLTKRRRAEWKTALEVTEALKAVAPEDPVKYDFSLCRHGMAIYRGEKPVV from the coding sequence ATTGTGAAAAAATTGCCTGAAACACGGTTAAAAGAGAAACTCGACACTCTTTATAACGAATATCATTCAAAGAAATATCTTGCTGTCGACCCGCTGATATGCGTACGGCGGTTTACGGACCCTGTCCGTATCGAAATAGCGGGGCTTCTCTGTTCCTGCCTTGCCTATGGAAGAGTGGAGCAGATCATCGCATCCCTGAACCGGCTGCTTGCGCTTATAGGGAGCGATCTCTATGATTTTGTCGCCGGTACTTCGCTGGCACAGAAGCAAAAGGTTTTTTCTTCATTCAAACACCGTTTCAATAAAGGAAACGATATCGCCCTTCTGCTGGAGGTCGTGAAGCATGCTCTGAATAACCACGGCTCTCTTGAGAAGAGTGCGATTAAACATTCGGCTGCCATGGGTTATTCTCCGGCAGATCGAATGATCGGTTTCGTAGATTATTTTCATACCCTCGCAGCAAAACTAGCTCCCCACGCAGGCCCGTCATTTTACTATTTATTGCCCTCTCCTGCATCCGGGAGTGCCTGTAAAAGGCTCAATATGTATTTTAGGTGGATGGTCAGGCCTGATGATGAAATTGATTTTGGTATCTGGAAGCAATTTTTACCCTCAAAATTGGTAATACCATTGGATACCCATGTTACACGGGCAGCGCTGAGTTTGGGGCTGACAAAACGACGCCGGGCTGAATGGAAAACAGCTCTGGAGGTAACTGAAGCACTCAAAGCGGTTGCTCCGGAAGACCCGGTGAAATATGATTTTTCCCTGTGCAGGCATGGGATGGCGATTTATCGAGGAGAAAAACCTGTTGTATGA
- the ptsP gene encoding phosphoenolpyruvate--protein phosphotransferase, with protein MIKKSSEQNKEFKGLAINSGRIVAPVCLYSVVHSRSVPRHTLADEKEAAREIERFEEALVYCNAQLDRIAADAAEKVGRAEAQVFTTQKNIMNDSPIVDVIKERVQNDLVNLEYAINQVYNEHEDRFAGLDNEYLRERSTDMGEIRRRLLDYLNNTRPGFACKGQRHCREGKDSIIIAEQLSADMMIHMDLTKVLGIVTEHGGISSHAAIIARSVGIPAVTGVKNILEHVNCRTRVLVDGDEGIVIVNPTDDVIQRYIPAEPVKTDDICVISTPEGMNAYANASLIEDVRQAAAFRADGIGLFRTEIIFMRAERLLSEDEQFEFYSRVRKAIPGKPITFRLLDVGGDKELPFLTIEKESNPYLGWRGARFLVGSPEIFSTQVKALLRLTSEGPVKILFPMVVDAVQFEQLRNGIREIIASTGARAENVEIGVMFEVPSACYQAEKILQMADFASIGSNDLIQYMFAVDRNNELVSADYNPDHPILWNVLEELSAKAKAANKPITICGEMAGRKGIVSRLLDAGLTSLSVSPRLIPRLRNEMAQYAERAETKKAAYNA; from the coding sequence ATGATTAAAAAAAGTAGTGAACAGAATAAGGAATTTAAAGGTCTTGCAATCAATTCCGGAAGGATCGTTGCTCCGGTTTGCCTCTATTCGGTTGTTCATAGCCGAAGCGTTCCCCGCCATACTCTGGCAGATGAAAAGGAAGCCGCCCGGGAGATCGAGCGGTTTGAAGAAGCCCTGGTTTACTGCAATGCCCAACTCGACCGGATCGCTGCGGATGCTGCCGAGAAAGTAGGGCGGGCCGAAGCGCAGGTTTTTACCACCCAGAAAAATATCATGAATGACAGCCCGATTGTGGATGTGATCAAGGAACGGGTACAAAACGACCTGGTCAACCTAGAGTATGCGATCAATCAGGTTTATAATGAGCATGAAGACCGGTTTGCGGGCCTCGATAACGAGTATCTTCGTGAGCGCTCAACCGATATGGGAGAAATCCGCCGCCGTCTGCTCGACTATCTGAATAACACCCGTCCGGGCTTTGCCTGCAAAGGCCAGCGTCATTGCAGAGAGGGCAAAGACAGCATTATCATTGCTGAACAACTCTCTGCCGACATGATGATTCATATGGATTTGACCAAGGTCCTGGGGATTGTCACCGAACACGGCGGGATATCATCCCATGCCGCGATTATTGCCCGGTCGGTGGGTATTCCCGCGGTCACCGGTGTTAAAAACATTCTCGAGCATGTCAATTGCCGGACCAGAGTCCTGGTGGATGGTGATGAAGGTATCGTCATTGTCAACCCTACCGATGATGTGATTCAACGGTATATTCCCGCAGAGCCGGTTAAAACCGATGATATCTGTGTTATCTCTACCCCCGAAGGTATGAATGCCTATGCCAATGCCAGTCTTATCGAGGATGTCCGGCAGGCGGCGGCTTTCCGTGCCGACGGTATCGGGTTGTTTCGTACCGAGATCATTTTCATGCGGGCCGAGCGGTTGTTGAGTGAAGACGAGCAGTTTGAATTTTACAGCCGGGTGCGAAAGGCCATTCCCGGCAAGCCGATAACCTTTCGTCTCCTCGATGTAGGCGGCGACAAGGAGCTTCCCTTCCTGACTATCGAAAAGGAGTCCAATCCCTATCTCGGATGGCGCGGCGCACGGTTTCTTGTGGGCAGCCCCGAAATCTTTTCCACTCAGGTAAAGGCCCTGCTCCGGCTTACCAGCGAAGGCCCCGTAAAGATTCTTTTTCCCATGGTGGTTGATGCTGTTCAGTTCGAACAGCTCCGGAACGGCATACGGGAGATTATCGCGTCCACGGGGGCCCGGGCTGAAAATGTGGAAATCGGGGTCATGTTTGAAGTCCCCAGCGCTTGCTATCAGGCCGAAAAAATCCTTCAGATGGCCGACTTTGCAAGCATCGGGTCCAACGACCTTATCCAGTATATGTTTGCAGTCGACAGAAATAACGAACTGGTATCAGCCGATTATAATCCCGATCATCCGATTTTGTGGAATGTGCTTGAAGAGCTGAGTGCAAAGGCAAAAGCCGCGAATAAACCGATTACTATCTGTGGGGAGATGGCCGGCCGTAAAGGCATTGTCTCCCGGCTTCTGGATGCCGGGTTGACCTCCCTGAGTGTGAGTCCCCGCCTGATTCCACGGTTACGGAACGAAATGGCCCAGTATGCAGAACGTGCCGAAACAAAGAAAGCCGCCTACAATGCTTAA
- a CDS encoding PAS domain S-box protein, which produces MLNTALLFVSNRNSLRSQIAEGFARTMAPSGVEVLSAGLDPLPVNPIAVEVMSETGIDISGHEAKAISSLKSKRIDIVILLCDDPGRECMVLPGCPAVIQWKIDDVFTANPGNNELREACRVVAAHIHQRVKNFFNDGYFSSLIHQRSSMNTMLDSLNEGVMAHDMDRKIFYFSRGAEKITGYSQLDVLGKDCHEVFSPRLCGEECSFCDGYDPSTVKNKEYSTVFLTIDGRRREFDVTVSPMKNDGDMPIGVVAALNDQTKLRTLEHQTGTVPGFRGIIGLDYKILAIFDLIQDLAQCDFPVVITGESGTGKELVARAIHAESPRRDKHFVPVNCGALPEGTLESELFGHVKGAFTGAIRDKKGRFELADGGTLFLDEVAELSQAMQVKLLRVLQEGTFEPVGSEKTLKVNVRIISATNRDIRQMVKKGEFREDLFYRLAVVPVEMPPLRDHRNDIPIMAHHFLKESAGKLGKSDYALSDDTLSVMMSYSWPGNVRQLQNAIQFSLIKCHTPIIDPEHLPPEINRSMEFHVESSRNTDTQGSGKAGRKPKLSPPNVETVLKRVAGNKAKAARMLGVGRATLYNFLKDYPHLGEIGEES; this is translated from the coding sequence ATGCTTAATACTGCCCTTTTGTTTGTGTCGAATCGAAATTCTCTCCGAAGTCAGATAGCCGAGGGATTTGCCCGCACCATGGCGCCTTCCGGTGTTGAAGTTCTCAGTGCCGGACTCGATCCGCTCCCGGTCAATCCCATTGCTGTCGAGGTCATGAGCGAAACGGGTATCGATATCTCCGGTCATGAGGCAAAGGCGATTTCATCGCTGAAAAGTAAACGGATCGATATCGTGATACTGTTATGCGACGATCCAGGTCGGGAATGCATGGTGCTTCCCGGTTGCCCCGCGGTAATCCAGTGGAAAATAGATGATGTTTTTACGGCAAATCCTGGAAACAATGAACTCCGTGAAGCATGCAGAGTCGTTGCTGCCCATATTCATCAACGGGTGAAAAATTTCTTTAATGACGGTTATTTTTCTTCGCTGATTCATCAGAGAAGTTCGATGAATACCATGCTCGACAGTCTGAACGAGGGGGTGATGGCCCATGATATGGACCGGAAGATATTCTATTTCAGCCGGGGCGCCGAGAAAATCACCGGGTATTCCCAGCTCGACGTGCTCGGTAAGGATTGCCATGAAGTCTTTTCACCCCGCCTGTGTGGTGAAGAGTGCAGTTTCTGTGACGGCTATGATCCTTCAACGGTAAAGAATAAAGAGTACTCCACGGTTTTTCTCACCATCGACGGCAGGCGGCGGGAATTTGATGTTACTGTTTCGCCAATGAAAAATGACGGCGATATGCCGATCGGTGTGGTTGCCGCGCTCAATGATCAGACAAAACTCCGGACCCTCGAACATCAGACGGGTACGGTCCCGGGGTTTCGGGGCATTATCGGCCTGGATTACAAGATCCTGGCGATTTTCGACCTGATACAGGACCTTGCTCAGTGCGATTTCCCGGTGGTGATTACCGGTGAAAGCGGGACCGGCAAGGAGCTGGTGGCCCGGGCGATCCATGCCGAGAGCCCGCGGCGGGACAAGCACTTTGTGCCGGTCAATTGCGGCGCCCTCCCGGAAGGGACCCTCGAAAGTGAACTCTTCGGCCATGTCAAAGGCGCCTTTACCGGGGCGATCAGAGACAAAAAGGGGCGGTTTGAGCTTGCCGACGGCGGCACCCTGTTTCTCGATGAAGTCGCCGAGTTGTCACAGGCAATGCAGGTCAAACTGCTTCGGGTGCTCCAGGAAGGGACCTTCGAACCGGTGGGAAGCGAGAAAACCCTGAAGGTCAATGTCAGAATCATCAGTGCCACCAACCGGGATATCAGACAGATGGTGAAAAAGGGGGAGTTCCGGGAAGACCTCTTCTACCGGCTTGCCGTGGTGCCGGTTGAAATGCCCCCACTCAGAGACCATCGCAACGATATTCCGATCATGGCGCACCATTTCCTTAAAGAAAGCGCCGGGAAACTGGGAAAGAGCGACTATGCACTCAGCGACGACACCCTGTCGGTCATGATGTCCTATTCCTGGCCGGGCAATGTTCGTCAACTCCAGAATGCCATCCAATTTTCTCTCATAAAATGCCACACCCCCATTATCGATCCCGAACACCTTCCCCCGGAAATCAACCGGAGCATGGAATTCCATGTGGAAAGCAGCCGCAATACCGACACCCAGGGATCCGGCAAGGCAGGAAGGAAACCCAAGCTTTCTCCCCCTAATGTGGAAACTGTTCTGAAACGAGTGGCTGGCAATAAAGCCAAAGCCGCACGGATGCTCGGTGTAGGACGGGCTACCCTCTATAATTTCCTCAAAGACTACCCTCATCTGGGAGAGATCGGGGAAGAGAGTTAA